A genome region from Pristis pectinata isolate sPriPec2 chromosome 40, sPriPec2.1.pri, whole genome shotgun sequence includes the following:
- the ssr2 gene encoding translocon-associated protein subunit beta, which translates to MRLLLITVCTVLLTAAGAEEGARLLASKSLLNKYAVEGRDLTLQYSIYNVGSSAALDVELSDDSFPPEDFGIVSGMLTVKWDRIAPASNVTHTVVLRPLKAGYFNFTSATVSYLAQEGGPVVMGYTSAPGQGGILAQREFDRRFSPHYLDWAAFGVMTLPSIGIPLLLWYSSKRKYDTAKSKKN; encoded by the exons ATGAGGTTGCTGTTGATCACTGTGTGTACTGTGCTCCTCACTGCCGCCGGAGCTGAGGAAGGTGCAAGGCTTCTGGCTTCCAAGTCCCTGTTGAATAAGTATGCAGTGGAGGGTCGAGACTTAACGCTGCAGTACAGCATCTACAACGTAGGGTCCAG TGCTGCGTTGGACGTGGAGCTCAGCGATGACTCCTTCCCACCTGAGGACTTTGGAATCGTATCGGGAATGCTGACTGTGAAATGGGACCGGATTGCTCC AGCCAGTAATGTTACCCACACCGTGGTGCTGCGTCCATTAAAGGCTGGCTACTTCAACTTCACCTCCGCAACCGTTTCCTACCTGGCCCAGGAAGGGGGTCCTGTGGTG ATGGGTTATACAAGTGCTCCTGGACAGGGTGGCATCCTGGCACAAAGAGAGTTCGACAGGCGCTTCTCTCCTCACTAT TTGGACTGGGCAGCCTTTGGGGTCATGACTCTCCCTTCCATCGGTATCCCTCTGCTGCTGTGGTACTCGAGCAAGAGGAAGTACGACACAGCCAAGTCCAAGAAGAACTGA